The DNA window CGGAACGTCACGCCGAGTATCGTCCGAACGGACACCCGGTGGCGGCTGACCGGTGCTTATGACGCAGCGGGAGGGACGTAACACGGCGGAAACAGAGGGGACACGGCCGGGCAACCCCGCGGCCATAGCGTCGCCAGGAGCCAGCCACCCCGTGGAGCCAGGAGGATGTTGTGTTCGCCAATCCCGAGGAACTCCTGCGGTACCTCAAGAATGAGGACGTGAAGTTCGTCGACGTACGTTTCTGTGACCTGCCCGGCGTGATGCAGCACTTCAACCTGCCGGTGGAGTCCTTCGACGACAGCGTCTTCACCGACGGTCTCGCGTTCGACGGATCGTCGATCCGCGGCTTCCAGGCCATCCACGAGTCGGACATGCTCCTGCTCCCGGACGTCGCGACCGCCTTCGTCGACCCGTTCCGCGTGCAGAAGACCGTCGCGCTGAACTTCTTCATCCACGACCCGTTCACCCGCGAGGCGTACTCCCGGGACCCGCGCAACGTCGCCAAGAAGGCCGAGGCGTACCTGGCGGCGAGCGGCATCGCGGACACCGCGTACTTCGGCGCCGAGGCGGAGTTCTACATCTTCGACTCGATCCGGCACGAGACCGCCGCGAACAAGGGCTACTACTACATCGACTCGGTCGAGGGCGCCTGGAACACCGGTCGCGAGGAGGAGGGCGGCAACCGCGGTTACAAGACCGCGTACAAGGGCGGCTACTTCCCGGTGCCGCCGGTGGACCACTTCGCCGACCTGCGCGACAAGATCGTCCGCCGCCTGGTCGACAACGGCTTCACCGTCGAGCGCTCGCACCACGAGGTCGGCACCGCCGGCCAGTCGGAGATCAACTACAGGTTCTCCACGCTGCTGCACGCCGCCGACCAGCTCCAGCTGTTCAAGTACATCGTGAAGAGCGAGGTCTGGGCGAACGGCAAGACGGCCACCTTCATGCCGAAGCCGCTCTTCGGCGACAACGGCTCGGGCATGCACACCCACCAGAGCCTCTGGCTGAACGGCGAGCCGCTGTTCTACGACGAGACCGGCTACGCCGGCCTGTCCGACATGGCCCGCTGGTACATCGGCGGCCTGCTGCACCACGCCCCGTCGCTGCTGGCCTTCACCAACCCGACGATCAACTCGTACCGCCGCCTGGTGCCGGGCTTCGAGGCGCCGGTCAACCTGGTCTACTCGCAGCGCAACCGGTCCGCCTGCACCCGTATCCCGGTGACCGGCAGCAACGCGAAGGCAAAGCGCGTCGAGTTCCGCGTGCCGGACCCGTCGAGCAACCCGTACCTGGCCTTCGCGGCGATGATGATGGCCGGCCTGGACGGCATCAAGAGCAAGATCGAGCCGCCGGAGCCGATCGACAAGGACCTGTACGACCTGCCGCCGGAGGAGTGGGGCACGGTCAAGCAGGTGCCGGGCTCGCTGCCGGAGGTGCTCGACGCCCTGGAGGCCGACCACGACTACCTGCTCGACGGCGGCGTGTTCACGCCGGACCTGATCTCGACGTGGGTCGAGTGGAAGCGGGCGAACGAGGTCGACCCGGTGCGCCTGCGCCCGACCCCGCACGAGTTCGCGATGTACTTCGACTGCTGACCCCTCGGGTCAGCACGCTCCTCCAGCACCGGCCGGGCCGGCTCCGCCTCCGCGGGGCCGGCCCGAGCCGCCCGCGGCGGCGCGATGTCGGCGACATGGCGGGGTCGACGCCGCCCGGACCCCGGCATGTCGGCGAGACGGTGGGGTTGACGCCCACGGAGCCACCCGGGCGGCGCTCACCCGTCCGGGCCGCCGACCTCCCGACCCCCACGGGCGGCGTGGAACGCCCGCACCGCCAGGACGACCACCAGGGCCGTCATCGCCACCGCGCCCGGCGCCTTGGTGAACCGGGCCAGGTTGGTGCCGTCGGGCAGGGTGAGGAAGGACGCGACCGCGGCGGGCAGGACGAACCAGACCGTCCGGCCCAGCGGGACCACCGAGACCGCCAGCAGCGCCAGGGGCCAGGTCGCGTACCAGGGGTGGAAGACCGGGGACAGGGCGACCGTGGCGGCCAGCGCCAGGCCGGACCCGAGCAGCGCCACCCGGGGCCGGGCCACCGCCAGGGCGCGGACCCGCGGGCGGGCGTCGTTCAGCCGGCGCAGCGACCGCCACGCCCGGAACCACAACGCCACCAGCAGCACGGCGAGCACCAGCAGGCCGGCGGCGCGGGCCGCCGGCACCGCGTGCGGCCGCAGGCCGGCCAGCCTCCCCGCGTAGTTCACGGCGAAGCCGACGGCGGTGGGCGGCGAGGTCCACTGCGCGGTGTCGCCGGTGTGGGCCAGTCCGCCGATCCAGCCCAGGCCCAGCCGGGACGCCAGCGAGGTCGCCAGCAGCGCGGCCAGCGTCCCGGCGGCCAGCCACCCGCCGTCGCGCAGCAGCGCCCGCCAGGTGTACCGACCGTGCACGGCGGCCAGGGCGGCGAACGGCAGCACCACCAGCGCGGTCGCCTTCACCGCCAGGGCCAGCCCGAGCAGCGCCCCGGCCGCCAGCAGCGCGGACGGCCGGCCCGGCCTGCGGACCAGCACCAGCAGGCCGAGCAGCAGCGGGCCGAGCGCCACCGCGTCGTTGTGCGCGCCGGCCACCAGGTGCACCCCGACCAGCGGGGCGGCCAACGCGAGCCAGGCCGCCCGCCGGGCCGGCACCCCGGCGGCCCCGGCCAGCCCGGGCAGGCAGAGCGCGGCCAGCAGCAGCCCCGCCACGGCGAAGAGCCGCAGCAGCGCGATCGCCCCGGCCAGCCCGCCGCCGGCGGTCGCCGCGAGGGCCGCCAGCAGCACGAACAGCGGCCCGTACGGGGCCGGGGTGTCCCGCCAGATCGGCGCCACCGAGTCCAGCCACGGACACCCGGCCGCCGCCACCCCCACCCGGTACGGGTCGTGCCCGTGCGCGAACGACCAGCCCTGGCA is part of the Micromonospora olivasterospora genome and encodes:
- the glnA gene encoding type I glutamate--ammonia ligase, which produces MFANPEELLRYLKNEDVKFVDVRFCDLPGVMQHFNLPVESFDDSVFTDGLAFDGSSIRGFQAIHESDMLLLPDVATAFVDPFRVQKTVALNFFIHDPFTREAYSRDPRNVAKKAEAYLAASGIADTAYFGAEAEFYIFDSIRHETAANKGYYYIDSVEGAWNTGREEEGGNRGYKTAYKGGYFPVPPVDHFADLRDKIVRRLVDNGFTVERSHHEVGTAGQSEINYRFSTLLHAADQLQLFKYIVKSEVWANGKTATFMPKPLFGDNGSGMHTHQSLWLNGEPLFYDETGYAGLSDMARWYIGGLLHHAPSLLAFTNPTINSYRRLVPGFEAPVNLVYSQRNRSACTRIPVTGSNAKAKRVEFRVPDPSSNPYLAFAAMMMAGLDGIKSKIEPPEPIDKDLYDLPPEEWGTVKQVPGSLPEVLDALEADHDYLLDGGVFTPDLISTWVEWKRANEVDPVRLRPTPHEFAMYFDC